From one Coffea eugenioides isolate CCC68of chromosome 11, Ceug_1.0, whole genome shotgun sequence genomic stretch:
- the LOC113753359 gene encoding protein WVD2-like 7 isoform X2, with the protein MGESSACLLRSFSQPSQTSQESPEGDPLRRALTSSVSFGRFVSESLVWEKWSSFNQNRYLEEAEKYSKPGSVAEKKAYFEAHYKKIAARKAAPLLEQQSAAVDNTAVVNMLNGDHDDSPPTEMEPAQEHEHAKIEEVLAEDTIKTSVVFPVDANQQTLPKERTIESTQSKEVELATEHPIFVENEVETSNQFQVSMNSHDNIEVKTHSEDACIMGDSASSEKKEAALSSGKLSKHDKKSKTQSFTKSKIPIYPTKDGYLSTSKKTENQSLERKRSTPKSLHMSINFTSHAYDLNKISSPASKKNVDSRLFKGVAQTSKESSNQRTSTRASVSGISKRLSAVPQLNKERTNALLDQSVSCSTSRDRIPKSPLVHISKSKLTPESKAQPPAASSSFSLRSEERASKRKEKLELKLNMTEAKEERHQSKHKGKIVNDTINMCWSISSKMDANANLPLGKKSAGIAMNKKSILSCSPKIERKQASFEAHNNSSRPPWRLSTKTGGFRDAAIKNPWPLAYSAKSVTKKTMHENTSPNIQL; encoded by the exons ATGGGTGAATCTTCAGCTTGCCTTCTCAGATCGTTTTCTCAACCATCTCAAACTTCCCAAGAATCTCCTGAG GGAGATCCTCTTCGCCGTGCCCTCACATCATCAGTTTCATTTGGGAGATTCGTCTCTGAATCATTGGTCTGGGAAAAATGGTCATCTTTCAATCAAAATCGCTACTTGGAAGAAGCTGAGAAGTACTCAAAACCTGGTTCTGTTGCTGAGAAGAAAGCTTACTTTGAAGcccactacaagaaaattgcagcCAGGAAAGCTGCTCCATTACTTGAGCAACAAAGCGCAGCTGTTGACAATACTGCTGTGGTAAATATGCTTAATGGGGATCATGATGATTCTCCTCCTACAGAGATGGAGCCAGCACAAGAACATGAGCATGCCAAAATTGAGGAGGTACTGGCAGAAGATACAATCAAAACATCTGTTGTCTTCCCTGTCGATGCAAATCAGCAAACTCTTCCTAAAGAAAGGACTATAGAAAGTACCCAAAGTAAGGAAGTTGAACTAGCAACAGAACATCCTATTTTTGTAGAAAATGAAGTCGAGACATCAAACCAATTTCAAGTTTCCATGAACAGTCATGATAACATAGAGGTGAAGACACACTCCGAG GATGCTTGTATTATGGGAGATTCAGCTTCGTCAGAGAAGAAGGAAGCTGCACTTTCTTCTGGAAAGTTGTCAAAACATGATAAAAAATCAAAGACTCAATCATTCACCAAGTCAAAAATACCAATTTATCCAACAAAAGATGGGTATCTCAGTACCTCTAAAAAGACAGAAAATCAATCTTTGGAGAGGAAGAGATCAACTCCGAAATCACTTCACATGTCAATAAACTTTACTTCTCATGCTTATGATCTCAATAAAATATCATCTCCAGCATCGAAGAAGAATGTTGACTCAAGGCTATTCAAAGGTGTTGCCCAGACATCCAAAGAGAGCTCAAATCAACGAACATCAACCAGG GCGTCTGTCAGTGGAATTTCTAAGCGTCTATCAGCTGTTCCTCAGTTAAACAAGGAAAG GACTAATGCTCTACTGGATCAGTCAGTCTCTTGTAGCACTTCAAGAGACAGGATACCAAAATCACCATTGGTGCA CATTTCAAAATCTAAGCTTACACCTGAAAGCAAAGCGCAACCTCCTGCTGCATCTTCTTCCTTCAGCTTAAGGAGTGAAGAAAGGGCTTCTAAACGTAAAGAG AAGCTAGAGCTGAAACTGAATATGACGGAAGCCAAAGAGGAACGACACCAATCGAAACATAAG GGGAAAATAGTCAATGATACCATCAACATGTGCTGGTCTATTTCCTCTAAAATGGATGCAAATGCCAACTTGCCTTTGGGGAAAAAATCAGCTGGTATTGCCATGAACAAG AAATCAATCTTGTCATGCTCACCAAAAATTGAAAGGAAGCAAGCATCATTTGAAGCGCACAATAACAGTTCTAGACCACCTTGGAGACTCTCAACGAAGACTGGTGGCTTCAGAGATGCTGCAATAAAGAACCCCTGGCCTCTAGCGTATTCTGCAAAATCTGTTACAAAAAAGACTATGCATGAGAATACTTCTCCAAATATCCAGCTTTAA
- the LOC113753359 gene encoding protein WVD2-like 7 isoform X4, with protein sequence MGESSACLLRSFSQPSQTSQESPEGDPLRRALTSSVSFGRFVSESLVWEKWSSFNQNRYLEEAEKYSKPGSVAEKKAYFEAHYKKIAARKAAPLLEQQSAAVDNTAVVNMLNGDHDDSPPTEMEPAQEHEHAKIEEVLAEDTIKTSVVFPVDANQQTLPKERTIESTQSKEVELATEHPIFVENEVETSNQFQVSMNSHDNIEVKTHSEDACIMGDSASSEKKEAALSSGKLSKHDKKSKTQSFTKSKIPIYPTKDGYLSTSKKTENQSLERKRSTPKSLHMSINFTSHAYDLNKISSPASKKNVDSRLFKGVAQTSKESSNQRTSTRASVSGISKRLSAVPQLNKERTNALLDQSVSCSTSRDRIPKSPLVHISKSKLTPESKAQPPAASSSFSLRSEERASKRKEKLELKLNMTEAKEERHQSKHKKSILSCSPKIERKQASFEAHNNSSRPPWRLSTKTGGFRDAAIKNPWPLAYSAKSVTKKTMHENTSPNIQL encoded by the exons ATGGGTGAATCTTCAGCTTGCCTTCTCAGATCGTTTTCTCAACCATCTCAAACTTCCCAAGAATCTCCTGAG GGAGATCCTCTTCGCCGTGCCCTCACATCATCAGTTTCATTTGGGAGATTCGTCTCTGAATCATTGGTCTGGGAAAAATGGTCATCTTTCAATCAAAATCGCTACTTGGAAGAAGCTGAGAAGTACTCAAAACCTGGTTCTGTTGCTGAGAAGAAAGCTTACTTTGAAGcccactacaagaaaattgcagcCAGGAAAGCTGCTCCATTACTTGAGCAACAAAGCGCAGCTGTTGACAATACTGCTGTGGTAAATATGCTTAATGGGGATCATGATGATTCTCCTCCTACAGAGATGGAGCCAGCACAAGAACATGAGCATGCCAAAATTGAGGAGGTACTGGCAGAAGATACAATCAAAACATCTGTTGTCTTCCCTGTCGATGCAAATCAGCAAACTCTTCCTAAAGAAAGGACTATAGAAAGTACCCAAAGTAAGGAAGTTGAACTAGCAACAGAACATCCTATTTTTGTAGAAAATGAAGTCGAGACATCAAACCAATTTCAAGTTTCCATGAACAGTCATGATAACATAGAGGTGAAGACACACTCCGAG GATGCTTGTATTATGGGAGATTCAGCTTCGTCAGAGAAGAAGGAAGCTGCACTTTCTTCTGGAAAGTTGTCAAAACATGATAAAAAATCAAAGACTCAATCATTCACCAAGTCAAAAATACCAATTTATCCAACAAAAGATGGGTATCTCAGTACCTCTAAAAAGACAGAAAATCAATCTTTGGAGAGGAAGAGATCAACTCCGAAATCACTTCACATGTCAATAAACTTTACTTCTCATGCTTATGATCTCAATAAAATATCATCTCCAGCATCGAAGAAGAATGTTGACTCAAGGCTATTCAAAGGTGTTGCCCAGACATCCAAAGAGAGCTCAAATCAACGAACATCAACCAGG GCGTCTGTCAGTGGAATTTCTAAGCGTCTATCAGCTGTTCCTCAGTTAAACAAGGAAAG GACTAATGCTCTACTGGATCAGTCAGTCTCTTGTAGCACTTCAAGAGACAGGATACCAAAATCACCATTGGTGCA CATTTCAAAATCTAAGCTTACACCTGAAAGCAAAGCGCAACCTCCTGCTGCATCTTCTTCCTTCAGCTTAAGGAGTGAAGAAAGGGCTTCTAAACGTAAAGAG AAGCTAGAGCTGAAACTGAATATGACGGAAGCCAAAGAGGAACGACACCAATCGAAACATAAG AAATCAATCTTGTCATGCTCACCAAAAATTGAAAGGAAGCAAGCATCATTTGAAGCGCACAATAACAGTTCTAGACCACCTTGGAGACTCTCAACGAAGACTGGTGGCTTCAGAGATGCTGCAATAAAGAACCCCTGGCCTCTAGCGTATTCTGCAAAATCTGTTACAAAAAAGACTATGCATGAGAATACTTCTCCAAATATCCAGCTTTAA
- the LOC113753359 gene encoding protein WVD2-like 7 isoform X3, producing the protein MGESSACLLRSFSQPSQTSQESPEGDPLRRALTSSVSFGRFVSESLVWEKWSSFNQNRYLEEAEKYSKPGSVAEKKAYFEAHYKKIAARKAAPLLEQQSAAVDNTAVVNMLNGDHDDSPPTEMEPAQEHEHAKIEEVLAEDTIKTSVVFPVDANQQTLPKERTIESTQSKEVELATEHPIFVENEVETSNQFQVSMNSHDNIEVKTHSEDACIMGDSASSEKKEAALSSGKLSKHDKKSKTQSFTKSKIPIYPTKDGYLSTSKKTENQSLERKRSTPKSLHMSINFTSHAYDLNKISSPASKKNVDSRLFKGVAQTSKESSNQRTSTRASVSGISKRLSAVPQLNKERTNALLDQSVSCSTSRDRIPKSPLVHISKSKLTPESKAQPPAASSSFSLRSEERASKRKEFFQKLELKLNMTEAKEERHQSKHKKSILSCSPKIERKQASFEAHNNSSRPPWRLSTKTGGFRDAAIKNPWPLAYSAKSVTKKTMHENTSPNIQL; encoded by the exons ATGGGTGAATCTTCAGCTTGCCTTCTCAGATCGTTTTCTCAACCATCTCAAACTTCCCAAGAATCTCCTGAG GGAGATCCTCTTCGCCGTGCCCTCACATCATCAGTTTCATTTGGGAGATTCGTCTCTGAATCATTGGTCTGGGAAAAATGGTCATCTTTCAATCAAAATCGCTACTTGGAAGAAGCTGAGAAGTACTCAAAACCTGGTTCTGTTGCTGAGAAGAAAGCTTACTTTGAAGcccactacaagaaaattgcagcCAGGAAAGCTGCTCCATTACTTGAGCAACAAAGCGCAGCTGTTGACAATACTGCTGTGGTAAATATGCTTAATGGGGATCATGATGATTCTCCTCCTACAGAGATGGAGCCAGCACAAGAACATGAGCATGCCAAAATTGAGGAGGTACTGGCAGAAGATACAATCAAAACATCTGTTGTCTTCCCTGTCGATGCAAATCAGCAAACTCTTCCTAAAGAAAGGACTATAGAAAGTACCCAAAGTAAGGAAGTTGAACTAGCAACAGAACATCCTATTTTTGTAGAAAATGAAGTCGAGACATCAAACCAATTTCAAGTTTCCATGAACAGTCATGATAACATAGAGGTGAAGACACACTCCGAG GATGCTTGTATTATGGGAGATTCAGCTTCGTCAGAGAAGAAGGAAGCTGCACTTTCTTCTGGAAAGTTGTCAAAACATGATAAAAAATCAAAGACTCAATCATTCACCAAGTCAAAAATACCAATTTATCCAACAAAAGATGGGTATCTCAGTACCTCTAAAAAGACAGAAAATCAATCTTTGGAGAGGAAGAGATCAACTCCGAAATCACTTCACATGTCAATAAACTTTACTTCTCATGCTTATGATCTCAATAAAATATCATCTCCAGCATCGAAGAAGAATGTTGACTCAAGGCTATTCAAAGGTGTTGCCCAGACATCCAAAGAGAGCTCAAATCAACGAACATCAACCAGG GCGTCTGTCAGTGGAATTTCTAAGCGTCTATCAGCTGTTCCTCAGTTAAACAAGGAAAG GACTAATGCTCTACTGGATCAGTCAGTCTCTTGTAGCACTTCAAGAGACAGGATACCAAAATCACCATTGGTGCA CATTTCAAAATCTAAGCTTACACCTGAAAGCAAAGCGCAACCTCCTGCTGCATCTTCTTCCTTCAGCTTAAGGAGTGAAGAAAGGGCTTCTAAACGTAAAGAG TTCTTCCAGAAGCTAGAGCTGAAACTGAATATGACGGAAGCCAAAGAGGAACGACACCAATCGAAACATAAG AAATCAATCTTGTCATGCTCACCAAAAATTGAAAGGAAGCAAGCATCATTTGAAGCGCACAATAACAGTTCTAGACCACCTTGGAGACTCTCAACGAAGACTGGTGGCTTCAGAGATGCTGCAATAAAGAACCCCTGGCCTCTAGCGTATTCTGCAAAATCTGTTACAAAAAAGACTATGCATGAGAATACTTCTCCAAATATCCAGCTTTAA
- the LOC113753359 gene encoding protein WVD2-like 7 isoform X1, with the protein MGESSACLLRSFSQPSQTSQESPEGDPLRRALTSSVSFGRFVSESLVWEKWSSFNQNRYLEEAEKYSKPGSVAEKKAYFEAHYKKIAARKAAPLLEQQSAAVDNTAVVNMLNGDHDDSPPTEMEPAQEHEHAKIEEVLAEDTIKTSVVFPVDANQQTLPKERTIESTQSKEVELATEHPIFVENEVETSNQFQVSMNSHDNIEVKTHSEDACIMGDSASSEKKEAALSSGKLSKHDKKSKTQSFTKSKIPIYPTKDGYLSTSKKTENQSLERKRSTPKSLHMSINFTSHAYDLNKISSPASKKNVDSRLFKGVAQTSKESSNQRTSTRASVSGISKRLSAVPQLNKERTNALLDQSVSCSTSRDRIPKSPLVHISKSKLTPESKAQPPAASSSFSLRSEERASKRKEFFQKLELKLNMTEAKEERHQSKHKGKIVNDTINMCWSISSKMDANANLPLGKKSAGIAMNKKSILSCSPKIERKQASFEAHNNSSRPPWRLSTKTGGFRDAAIKNPWPLAYSAKSVTKKTMHENTSPNIQL; encoded by the exons ATGGGTGAATCTTCAGCTTGCCTTCTCAGATCGTTTTCTCAACCATCTCAAACTTCCCAAGAATCTCCTGAG GGAGATCCTCTTCGCCGTGCCCTCACATCATCAGTTTCATTTGGGAGATTCGTCTCTGAATCATTGGTCTGGGAAAAATGGTCATCTTTCAATCAAAATCGCTACTTGGAAGAAGCTGAGAAGTACTCAAAACCTGGTTCTGTTGCTGAGAAGAAAGCTTACTTTGAAGcccactacaagaaaattgcagcCAGGAAAGCTGCTCCATTACTTGAGCAACAAAGCGCAGCTGTTGACAATACTGCTGTGGTAAATATGCTTAATGGGGATCATGATGATTCTCCTCCTACAGAGATGGAGCCAGCACAAGAACATGAGCATGCCAAAATTGAGGAGGTACTGGCAGAAGATACAATCAAAACATCTGTTGTCTTCCCTGTCGATGCAAATCAGCAAACTCTTCCTAAAGAAAGGACTATAGAAAGTACCCAAAGTAAGGAAGTTGAACTAGCAACAGAACATCCTATTTTTGTAGAAAATGAAGTCGAGACATCAAACCAATTTCAAGTTTCCATGAACAGTCATGATAACATAGAGGTGAAGACACACTCCGAG GATGCTTGTATTATGGGAGATTCAGCTTCGTCAGAGAAGAAGGAAGCTGCACTTTCTTCTGGAAAGTTGTCAAAACATGATAAAAAATCAAAGACTCAATCATTCACCAAGTCAAAAATACCAATTTATCCAACAAAAGATGGGTATCTCAGTACCTCTAAAAAGACAGAAAATCAATCTTTGGAGAGGAAGAGATCAACTCCGAAATCACTTCACATGTCAATAAACTTTACTTCTCATGCTTATGATCTCAATAAAATATCATCTCCAGCATCGAAGAAGAATGTTGACTCAAGGCTATTCAAAGGTGTTGCCCAGACATCCAAAGAGAGCTCAAATCAACGAACATCAACCAGG GCGTCTGTCAGTGGAATTTCTAAGCGTCTATCAGCTGTTCCTCAGTTAAACAAGGAAAG GACTAATGCTCTACTGGATCAGTCAGTCTCTTGTAGCACTTCAAGAGACAGGATACCAAAATCACCATTGGTGCA CATTTCAAAATCTAAGCTTACACCTGAAAGCAAAGCGCAACCTCCTGCTGCATCTTCTTCCTTCAGCTTAAGGAGTGAAGAAAGGGCTTCTAAACGTAAAGAG TTCTTCCAGAAGCTAGAGCTGAAACTGAATATGACGGAAGCCAAAGAGGAACGACACCAATCGAAACATAAG GGGAAAATAGTCAATGATACCATCAACATGTGCTGGTCTATTTCCTCTAAAATGGATGCAAATGCCAACTTGCCTTTGGGGAAAAAATCAGCTGGTATTGCCATGAACAAG AAATCAATCTTGTCATGCTCACCAAAAATTGAAAGGAAGCAAGCATCATTTGAAGCGCACAATAACAGTTCTAGACCACCTTGGAGACTCTCAACGAAGACTGGTGGCTTCAGAGATGCTGCAATAAAGAACCCCTGGCCTCTAGCGTATTCTGCAAAATCTGTTACAAAAAAGACTATGCATGAGAATACTTCTCCAAATATCCAGCTTTAA
- the LOC113752993 gene encoding two-component response regulator ORR26 yields MMITENTGFSSPRSDAFPAGLRVLVVDDDPTWLKILEKMLKKCSYEVTTCGLARDALNLLRERKDGFDIVISDVNMPDMDGFKLLEHVGLEMDLPVIMMSVDGETSRVMKGVQHGACDYLLKPIRMKELRNIWQHVFRKRIHEVRDIEFHEGIDEIHLMKNGSDLSEDRHLPSGIDSFSGKKRKEAEKHDDRECNDPSSVKKARVVWTVDLHQKFVKAVNQIGFDKVGPKKILDLMGVPWLTRENVASHLQKYRLYLGRLQKEKELTTSFGGMKDSDISAKEPNGNHCLHDLVNKQQCDLASGSYNIQGNKNMIQNVDLKMHEADLKCTVPKPMEEPKKAIDGESSYPQKSSSKKMSLNHSFGQFDSDLEFAAVIPKQYPWNEETSQAQFSRERKPHFQPKRGFNTLPPTCLPENIQLDCVQPSSSPNSRPSSIDRDKLAEAEMKPAYVKNRSQGIEQLSPAGCDADLFSAQPGSKLTNNQAFKPTQSAVWSMNNHSLDEILEGGMESAGRSLNFASGTDYTSWDENVHSGSLQGDFQPVSTGPQGIEFLNYSEPELTTEVPTFLYDSLKFDSEYPFDSMEYPVIDQGLFIV; encoded by the exons TGACAACATGTGGGCTAGCAAGAGATGCCTTGAACCTGCTTCGAGAAAGAAAAGATGGATTCGACATTGTTATCAGTGATGTTAACATGCCTGACATGGATGGTTTTAAGCTTCTGGAGCATGTTGGACTGGAAATGGATCTTCCTGTCATAA TGATGTCTGTTGATGGAGAAACAAGCAGGGTGATGAAAGGTGTCCAACATGGTGCATGTGATTATCTTCTTAAGCCAATAAGAATGAAAGAACTTCGAAACATATGGCAGCATGTCTTCAGAAAAAGGATACACGAGGTCAGAGAtattgaatttcatgaaggcATTGACGAAATccatttgatgaaaaatggcTCTGATCTGTCTGAGGACAGACACTTGCCTTCTGGAATTGATTCATTTtcagggaaaaaaagaaaagaagctgAAAAGCATGACGACAGAGAATGCAATGATCCTTCATCTGTTAAGAAAGCTAGAGTAGTTTGGACGGTAGACCTTCATCAGAAATTTGTCAAAGCTGTGAATCAGATTGGTTTTGATA AAGTTGGTCCCAAGAAAATACTAGACTTAATGGGTGTTCCATGGTTAACAAGAGAAAATGTAGCCAGCCACTTACAG AAGTATCGGCTTTACCTTGGAAGATTGCAGAAAGAGAAAGAGCTAACAACCTCCTTTGGAGGGATGAAAGACTCAGATATCTCTGCAAAGGAACCTAACGGCAATCACTGCCTTCATGATTTAGTCAATAAGCAACAGTGTGATCTTGCAAGTGGCAGTTATAATATTCAGGGAAACAAGAACATGATTCAAAATGTTGATTTGAAAATGCACGAGGCAGATCTGAAGTGTACGGTTCCAAAGCCAATGGAAGAGCCCAAGAAAGCTATAGATGGAGAGAGTTCTTATCCTCAAAAGAGCAGCAGTAAAAAGATGAGCCTCAATCACTCTTTTGGCCAATTTGATTCAGATTTGGAATTTGCTGCTGTGATCCCCAAACAGTATCCCTGGAATGAAGAAACCTCACAAGCTCAATTCAGTCGAGAACGCAAGCCACATTTCCAGCCAAAGAGGGGGTTTAATACTTTGCCACCGACTTGTCTTCCCGAAAATATCCAACTCGATTGTGTACAACCCAGTTCCTCTCCAAATTCTAGACCTTCTAGCATCGATAGAGATAAACTAGCAGAGGCTGAAATGAAGCCTGCCTACGTGAAGAATAGAAGCCAGGGAATTGAACAGTTGTCTCCTGCAGGATGCGATGCTGACCTTTTCTCTGCTCAACCGGGGAGCAAATTAACAAACAATCAAGCTTTTAAGCCAACGCAAAGTGCTGTGTGGAGCATGAACAACCATAGCTTGGATGAGATTCTTGAAGGTGGCATGGAATCTGCAGGGAGAAGCCTAAATTTTGCTAGTGGAACAGATTATACATCTTGGGATGAGAATGTCCATAGTGGCTCCCTTCAAGGTGATTTTCAACCGGTGAGTACTGGTCCTCAGGGTATAGAATTTCTTAACTACAGTGAACCAGAGCTCACTACTGAAGTTCCAACCTTCTTGTACGATTCACTGAAGTTTGACTCTGAGTATCCTTTTGATTCAATGGAATATCCAGTCATAGATCAAGGACTATTCATAGTGTGA